Within Synechococcus sp. NB0720_010, the genomic segment TGAGGGTGACTCCGCAGGTGGCTCCGCCAAGCAAGGGCGGGATCGTCGTTTCCAGGCCATTCTTCCGCTGCGGGGAAAGATCCTCAACATCGAAAAAACCGACGACGCCAAGATCTACAAGAACACGGAGATTCAGGCGCTCATCACAGCCCTTGGTTTAGGTATCAAAGGCGAGGAATTTGATGACAAGAATCTCCGCTACCACCGCATCGTGATCATGACCGATGCCGACGTGGATGGCGCTCACATCCGCACCCTGCTGCTCACCTTCTTCTATCGCTACCAGAAGTCGCTGGTGGAAGGCGGCTACATCTATATCGCTTGTCCGCCGCTCTACAAGGTGGAGCGCGGCAAGAACCACACCTATTGCTACAACGAAGCTGACCTCAAAACCACGATCGAAGGCTTCGGCGAGAAGGCGAACTTCACGATCCAACGTTTCAAGGGTCTGGGCGAAATGATGCCCAAGCAGCTGTGGGAGACCACCATGGATCCCTCCACCCGCATGATGAAGCGCGTTGAGATCGCAGACGCCGCCGAAGCGGATCGCATCTTCACGATCCTGATGGGCGACAAGGTGGCGCCCCGCCGCGAGTTCATCGAAACCCACAGCGCCGAATTGGATCTGGCCCAGCTGGATATCTGATGGCGGCTCAGCCTTACGCCAGTTTGCGTTGGGGCGCCATCTTGGCTTTTGCCCTGTTTGCACCGGTGGCTCTTCCGGCCGGTGGTGGTGAGCGCCGGCAGGCGGAGATTCGGCGCCGCTGCGCCAGTGATCCCTTCTGGAGCACGACCAAGGGATGCCTGCAGGCCTCCCCAGAGCACCAGGCTCCTGTCTTGGCCCAGGTCCCTGTTGATTCTCCGATTGAGGTGTTGAGGACCTGGCGCAATCAGCGTGGGGAACGCTGGTTGCAGGTCAAGGTCGCGTCGCGGCGTGGCTGGATGGCGGCGGCCTAGGTCCGATGCGCGACGCCCTGTTGGTTGCGATCGGAGCCGTACCCGGAGCCTGGCTGCGCTTTCGCGTGGTCAATCACCTTGAGCCGATGCTTCCCCGAAAGCACTGGGGGACATTCACGGTGAATGTCATCGCTTGCTTTGCCTTAGGCCTGGTGGCTGCGTTGGTGAGCCGTTGCGGGCCGGATCAACGTCTTGGCTTGCTGCTCGCGACCGGGTTTTTGGGCAGCCTCAGCACCTTCTCCACCTTCAGCGTTGAATTGCTCCAGGGCCTCAGGGCCGGTCTGCCCAAGGAGGTGGCGCTGTTGGCCCTGGGTTCTGTCGTGGCTGGAGTCCTGGCGGTCTTGGCGGGGGTGGCGATTGGTGGCTGATCGTCAACTCCGCTTTGCTTTAAAGGAGCTGGCCTTGGTGGGCTGCGGTGCTGTGCCGGGGGCTTGGCTGCGCTGGCAGAGCGGCGTCCACCTGGGCCCTGTCCTTGGCGGCAGCGCTGTTTCCGATCTGCTGGTGAACCTGATCGGTTCGTTGATCCTTGGCTTCTTAGCGGGTCCGATGCCCCGGCGCCCCAGCGTGTTGCTGCTCTTCGGGATTGGTTTCTGTGGCTGCCTGACCACCTTCAGCAGCTGGATGCTGGATGTGGTCAAGCTGCTGCAAGCCGGTCAGCCCGTGCTTGGCCTCCTGCTGATCCTTTTGAGCCTGGTTTTGGGGGTGGCGTGTGCGGCGGCTGGTTTTCAGCTCAGCCGCCGCGTCTTCAACGCCTAGGCGAGGGCGGCTTCGATGGCGCCCTTGAGCTCAGCGGAGTCGGGCTCGA encodes:
- a CDS encoding SH3 domain-containing protein produces the protein MAAQPYASLRWGAILAFALFAPVALPAGGGERRQAEIRRRCASDPFWSTTKGCLQASPEHQAPVLAQVPVDSPIEVLRTWRNQRGERWLQVKVASRRGWMAAA
- a CDS encoding CrcB family protein, translated to MRDALLVAIGAVPGAWLRFRVVNHLEPMLPRKHWGTFTVNVIACFALGLVAALVSRCGPDQRLGLLLATGFLGSLSTFSTFSVELLQGLRAGLPKEVALLALGSVVAGVLAVLAGVAIGG
- a CDS encoding CrcB family protein; protein product: MVADRQLRFALKELALVGCGAVPGAWLRWQSGVHLGPVLGGSAVSDLLVNLIGSLILGFLAGPMPRRPSVLLLFGIGFCGCLTTFSSWMLDVVKLLQAGQPVLGLLLILLSLVLGVACAAAGFQLSRRVFNA